In a genomic window of Gossypium arboreum isolate Shixiya-1 chromosome 7, ASM2569848v2, whole genome shotgun sequence:
- the LOC108481717 gene encoding glycine-rich protein 23-like encodes MEKWSFMLVIALVVVHASARNVPTTTTVPTSTTRSSVPSGANGVGDQKNFLTYGGVGGYSGIGSNGLPFGGVGGLGGITPLGGAGGLGGGVGGIGGVGGLGGGNGLGGLGGFGGLGGGGGAGGGVGGGVGGAVGGGAGGGVGTGVLPFP; translated from the coding sequence ATGGAGAAGTGGAGTTTTATGCTAGTTATTGCATTAGTTGTTGTTCACGCTAGTGCAAGAAATGTGCCCACAACTACAACTGTGCCCACTAGCACTACACGCAGTAGTGTACCAAGTGGTGCTAATGGTGTTGGCGACCAAAAGAACTTCCTCACTTACGGTGGCGTTGGGGGCTACTCTGGAATTGGCTCTAATGGCTTGCCATTTGGTGGAGTAGGGGGTCTGGGTGGGATTACTCCCCTCGGTGGTGCAGGTGGACTTGGAGGTGGAGTCGGGGGCATTGGTGGAGTAGGTGGACTTGGAGGAGGTAATGGACTCGGTGGGCTCGGGGGATTTGGTGGCTTGGGTGGCGGCGGTGGTGCTGGTGGTGGAGTTGGAGGTGGAGTCGGAGGTGCTGTTGGCGGTGGAGCTGGTGGTGGTGTTGGCACTGGTGTCCTTCCTTTCCCTTGA